TGATTGGAAGTTAGTGAGGTAGCGAAAGGGAGGAAGTTCCAAGTCCATGTCCGCACGCCGTTTCTTCCGTTTCTTAAAACAGTGCGAATCAAGCTAAAAAACCTTTACCAAATTGAGTGTTCGGAGGGTTTCAAGCACAGAAAAACTAAATCAAAGTAAATTCCAAATGGCAAATCCTGATACCTTAATTGAAGAACTAAGTGGGCTCTCCATCTTAGAGATGGTCGATCTAGTCAAAAAGCTGGAAACGAAATGGGGGGTCAGCGCTACACCTGTTGCGGTCACCGCTTCCTCATCCACAGGTACTGCTTCTACAGCAGCTCCCACAGAGGAAAAAAGCTTGTTTGATGTTTATCTTAGTGAGCGTGGAAGCAATAAAATCTCCGTCATTAAGGAAGTTCGGTCGGCGGTCGCCAATCTAGGGCTAGCTGAGGCTAAGGCTCTTGTTGAGTCTGCCCCGAAAGTAATTAAGGAAGGTGTAAGCAGGGAAGAAGCTGAGGAGATCAAGAGGAAGATCGAAGCGGCTGGCGCAAAAGTAGAAATTAGATAGCCAGTAGCATTGCTTTCCTATAGATTGCGGTACCGGAGGAGCGTGGGTTTTTTCTTGCATTCCTGGTGTCTGTGGGATAAGCCTGGGCTGCCGTCCCGGATGGGTGGGTATCCGTTCTC
This DNA window, taken from Candidatus Xiphinematobacter sp., encodes the following:
- the rplL gene encoding 50S ribosomal protein L7/L12, with the protein product MANPDTLIEELSGLSILEMVDLVKKLETKWGVSATPVAVTASSSTGTASTAAPTEEKSLFDVYLSERGSNKISVIKEVRSAVANLGLAEAKALVESAPKVIKEGVSREEAEEIKRKIEAAGAKVEIR